Proteins encoded together in one Musa acuminata AAA Group cultivar baxijiao chromosome BXJ3-6, Cavendish_Baxijiao_AAA, whole genome shotgun sequence window:
- the LOC135582862 gene encoding calmodulin-binding transcription activator 3-like isoform X3 — protein MQQYDAGQMMSVQLLDPYVSDPSIDSNRGFQGTHDAEPKSDFYSVTQEDISRVFDETGLGLSFRGSKTQYDLTSWDEVLEHCATSFQMPSFQSSVGFTEPPVVENNNKLESSILGDLYDGNHSTRPDGSGVLDKPAWQLSNPDSESAVTSNINVENGTSVSESVDCPSIVKQPSLDLSIIEGEGLKKYDSFTRWMSKELGEVDDSHMKSNSGVYWSAVGSDNVVEDSSISNHEHLDAYIMSPSLSKDQLFSIIDFSPNWAYTGLETKVLITGTFLKKKEDLGKCRWSCMFGEVEVPAEVVGDGILRCHAPPHKSGRVPFYVTCSNRLACSEVREFEFRGSNAHPVENIGSCIYNTNEMLLHIRLDKLLSLGPIDYQKIDPEIFRKKAHVRSKISSIMMDAADECSSLLKLAEREGCTADYVKDQLLEALLREKLVTWLLHKVAEDGKGPSMWDTEGQGVIHLSAALDYYWAIKPIVTAGVNINFRDVHGWTALHWAAFCGREWTVGTLIAMGAAPGLLTDPSPEFPSGRTPADLASANGHKGIAGFLAESSLTSHLLALTIDTKESDLPEIASLTGIEDDAERSALEVAEGDMQAGLSLKDTLSAVRNASQAAARIYQVFRVQSFHRKKIVEYGDDKSGISDEHALSLISIKSHKSGQYDTPLHAAAIRIQNKFRGWKGRKEFLIIRQRIVKIQAHVRGHQVRKRYRKIVWSVGIVEKAILRWRRKGSGLRGFRSEGLLEGTTMQCQPKKEDDYDFLQEGRRQTEARMQKALARVKSMVQYPEARDQYRRLLAVVTDFQESKAMEESIDNESEENADGDFMVELEEFLEGDTLMPSA, from the exons ATGCAGCAGTATGATGCTGGACAAATGATGAGTGTTCAGCTCTTGGACCCTTATGTTTCGGATCCTTCCATAGATAGTAACC GTGGTTTTCAGGGAACACATGATGCGGAACcaaaatcagatttttattcaGTTACTCAAGAGGATATAAGTAGAGTATTTGATGAAACAGGTCTTGGGTTATCATTTAGGGGGTCCAAAACACAGTATGATCTGACATCATGGGATGAAGTCCTGGAGCATTGTGCAACTTCATTTCAGATGCCATCTTTTCAATCATCTGTTGGTTTTACAGAGCCTCCAGTggtggaaaataataataaacttgaatCTTCGATACTTGGAGATTTATATGATGGGAATCACAGCACCAGGCCAGATGGCTCTGGTGTGTTAGACAAGCCAGCATGGCAG CTTTCTAATCCTGACTCCGAGTCAGCTGTTACGTCAAATATTAATGTGGAAAATGGGACATCTGTATCTGAAAGTGTCGATTGCCCTTCCATTGTGAAACAACCATCATTGGACCTTTCGATTATTGAAGGTGAAGGCCTAAAGAAGTATGATAGCTTCACAAGGTGGATGAGCAAAGAACTTGGAGAAGTTGATGACTCACATATGAAATCAAATTCTGGGGTATACTGGAGTGCTGTAGGAAGTGATAATGTTGTTGAAGACtctagcatttcaaatcatgaacaTTTAGATGCATATATAATGAGCCCCTCGCTTTCAAAGGACCAGCTTTTCAGTATAATTGATTTCTCTCCAAACTGGGCGTATACTGGTTTGGAGACTAAG GTTTTAATTACTGGGACATTCTTAAAGAAGAAAGAAGACCTTGGAAAATGTAGATGGTCATGCATGTTTGGGGAAGTTGAAGTTCCAGCGGAGGTTGTAGGAGATGGAATTCTTCGCTGCCATGCTCCACCACATAAATCTGGAAGGGTACCTTTTTACGTCACCTGTTCCAACAGATTGGCTTGCAGTGAAGTGAGGGAGTTTGAATTTCGTGGAAGTAATGCTCATCCTGTGGAAAATATAGGTTCCTGCATTTATAACACAAATGAAATGCTACTTCATATACGTCTTGATAAGTTACTTTCTTTGGGTCCAATTGACTACCAAAAAATAGATCCAGAGATATTTAGGAAGAAAGCTCATGTGAGAAGTAAAATTAGTTCAATTATGATGGATGCTGCTGATGAGTGTTCTTCTCTGCTTAAGCTAGCTGAAAGAGAAGGATGCACTGCTGACTATGTAAAGGATCAGTTGCTTGAAGCACTATTACGAGAGAAGTTGGTTACTTGGCTTCTACACAAAGTGGCTGAAGATGGTAAAGGCCCCAGCATGTGGGATACTGAGGGGCAGGGCGTGATACATTTATCAGCTGCTCTTGATTACTATTGGGCCATAAAACCAATAGTGACTGCTGGTGTTAATATTAATTTCAGAGATGTACATGGGTGGACAGCCCTTCACTGGGCAGCATTTTGTGGAAG GGAGTGGACAGTTGGTACCCTCATTGCAATGGGTGCAGCACCTGGTTTATTGACAGACCCATCCCCTGAGTTTCCTTCAGGAAGAACACCTGCAGATTTAGCATCAGCAAATGGTCACAAAGGCATTGCTGGTTTCCTGGCAGAGTCATCTTTGACAAGCCATCTTTTGGCCCTCACTATAGACACTAAAGAAAGTGATCTACCAGAAATTGCTAGCTTGACGGGTATTGAAGATGATGCAGAACGGAGTGCTCTTGAGGTTGCTGAGGGAGACATGCAGGCCGGACTTTCACTGAAGGACACATTAAGTGCTGTTCGGAATGCTTCTCAAGCTGCAGCTCGCATTTACCAAGTTTTTAGAGTGCAGTCATTCCACAGAAAGAAGATTGTTGAGTATGGAGATGACAAGTCTGGAATATCAGATGAACATGCACTTTCACTTATATCTATCAAGTCACATAAATCAGGACAATATGATACGCCTCTGCATGCTGCTGCCATTCGTATACAAAACAAGTTCAGAGGATGGAAAGGGAGAAAGGAGTTTTTGATTATTAGGCAACGGATAGTCAAGATCCAG GCTCATGTACGTGGCCATCAAGTGAGGAAACGATATCGAAAAATTGTGTGGTCAGTAGGAATTGTGGAGAAAGCTATATTGCGTTGGAGGCGTAAAGGAAGTGGCTTACGTGGCTTTCGATCTGAAGGTCTTTTGGAGGGCACTACCATGCAATGTCAACCTAAAAAGgaagatgattatgatttcttgcAAGAAGGCAGAAGACAGACAGAAGCTAGAATGCAGAAGGCACTTGCAAGGGTGAAGTCTATGGTTCAATATCCAGAAGCTAGAGATCAGTATCGAAGACTTCTAGCTGTTGTTACAGACTTCCAGGAGTCCAAG gcAATGGAAGAAAGCATTGACAATGAGTCAGAGGAGAATGCAGATGGGGATTTCATGGTTGAGCTAGAAGAGTTCTTGGAAGGTGACACGCTGATGCCCAGTGCTTGA